CCTCCAAGTTTCCCCGGCGGAACGGTTCAGTCCAGTTCGGGGCGGTCCTGATAAGCTGCGGCAGCCTTTCGTCAATATTCGCCACCATTAACACATTAGCACTCCGACACAATCGAACAAATTAAGATACAATGCACCGAAAAAAATACTTGAATATTCGACAATATGGGACAAGTCAAGGTTAATAACTAACAATGggaaaatctattaaattgaTCCATCAAAATAGATATAgtatataagatatatttaagATAGATATAAGAGAtcagtatatatatatatgttttttaggAATAAGTCTTAAACATATATGGAAGGCACATCCATAGTCTTGAAATTAGGGTCAATAGactaaaaagaaatatatttttttcgcaGTGTATGCACACATGAACATCCACAAATGAGCGAATCGCCATTTGTGTCGTCCACATGGTGAAATAGCCTCTGGGATAGTTCTGGATGCTTTAAGGGGCTTCTAAAGGAAGTAAAAGGCGGACAAGTGATTTCCCAACCAATCAGTTTTGGGCGGAATGTCTAGCTGAAAGTCGAGGAATACAATGAATACAAagttaattataataatatacatttattttttactattttgtacgtttctattaaatttaaggttattatttatttccttaCTATACTTCTAGGTTTCTTAAAGTTCTTCCTTTTACCAAGCCTTCTTGCAAAGGCAACTTGTGCCAGGGGGTTAAGAGTCAGTTATTACCGCATTTTCCCCGGATTTGCCCTCGAGATGGCTACTAGCAGTTTCAATTAATTACCCTTTAAGTGCTTGTACAAGAGCtggtaaaactaatttatcgaaaaactttaaaacagcaaggtgaaattcaatttagcCAACAAACTTAACAGAAACaatcaaacaaacaaacaaaaagtcCTCACTGGAGGGGAATCGCCATGAGTTTGCCGGGCAGATTGGAGAAGAAGAGCACCAGTCCCAGGATGACGATCAATATGAGCAATCCCCACAGGACATACTTCCGAATGGCCGGCCAGAGGATGAGCCGGAGGGACTTGCAGGGGTGGGTCAGTGGGTTAAAGGAGGTGTCCGGTCTGCTGTgggttaataataaaataacagaGGAAACTTTCTAAAATACTGCACTATATTGTTATGAAAACACAGAGAGCTTACTAAGGCGGCTCCAAGGCCATGGGTGGATCCTGACCACGGCCCGCCGGCCGGTTGGCGGCCTCCACGTCCGTGCAGATTTCTATGTTCAGCTGCATCTTTCCCTGAAAAGTGCCCAGTAAGTCAAGAATAACAGCCGAGTGGTGGGCTACTTACACTCTGAACTTTGGCCTGGGAGCGTTGCGAAGGATTCGCATTACACTGCAGCGGAAACCAGCCGCTGATGACCTTGCGCTTGAAGAGATTGATGCGCTTCCTCTGCTTGGGATAGGGTTTGCACATCTGGGCATACGGATACGGCGCGTGCATGTTGGAGAGGTTCAGCTCAAGGGCGGCCAGATACTCATCCTTGGACAGCACATCCTTGTCCCAGACCTGCAGATATATAATCGGTGGCTTCTTGAACTCCATCTCCTCCAGGAGCCCCGCCTTGCGGCGAATTACCATCTGCGAAATGGAAATTATAAATGGAAACGGGAGCCGGCTGAATAATTAATAAGGGGATACGGCTTGGGAGAGTATTGTTTACCCTGACCAATTAGGCAAGGTCAAGGCTCACCAGGTCCTCGTTGGGGGAGTACTTCATGCCGAAGACCATGCGCCAATTAAATGCCGCATCGCCCGCAAATGAGCGGTAATGGATATCGGTCGATTGGCGCTTGTCCTCATCCTCGCACCATCTGCGGAATATTCCGAAAAACGACGGTAATTGCAAATCGTTTGCCTTGGATCCGCTTGTAAGCCACGGGTAATAGCCCTTGGACCCCCCTGCCAGGCCCACTCACCCTATCACGTAGATGTCGCTCATTAGTTTGCCGAAAATGTTTTTGTCACCCGCCTGGATTCCAGCCAGATTCTTGACCACAACACGCACCTCGTAATCCGCAGACGGAACCGGCGTTATATCGATGGGATTTGGCACATAGATGTTCGCCTCGAAGAGCTCTATCCACAGCTGGAGCTTACCCTGGATAAcagatttttatattaaggATAATTAAGGAGTTGGCCATGACAGAACCTAAACATtacaaaattaagttttaatgGTATATTATTTTGGTATGTGATCtgcatttatataaaatataactaagTAGTTGGCCATTACATAGcctaagtatttaaaaatcaattttatttctatatcaTTTTAGTTCATGATCTGCAATATATAGTGCGTAATACcttctaaaaatgtttattttggtACATTTCTAATACATATTAAATCTTtcatgtgtttaaaatattagttcctactttgaataaaaaaaattaattacgtCCTTAAGTAAGGTAACTAAACTTACTTTTTTTGTATAGctcatattttaatttacctGTTCAACGTTTGGGAAGTCCTCGCGGCAAAGGGACCGGGTCTCCACGTGCTCGGGCACCAGTTTGTAGCCAAAGGAAGGCAGCTTGTCCAAGTTCTTCAGCACAGCTAGGCTAAGTCGTTCCTGCAGCTCCTCATCTGAAAGTAGTAAACTAAGGATCCCAGCTCCAAATTGCTAGGTCGGTTGAAACCCACCCTTAGAGATTACAGTCTCATCCCCGAAAAGCATTCCGTCCACCTCGATAACATTGCCATAATAGTAGGGTGCCTGGATGCCCCGACGCTGGCAGAGATCGATGAGAATTTCCGAGGGCAACTTGAGATCGTGCCAGTGGTTATAGCCACTCCGGGTGTACTCGTTGGCCAGACCCACGGAGGCCCGGTGCCGCGACCTCCAGCGGTCCTCCAGATCGATGTTTGTCTGACCGATCACCTGGTCCCTGATCTTATCGTGATCATAGACCACGATCTGCAGCATATGGTCTCCAGGAAGAGTAGCCTCCAGTTCAAATAGGCGGCCAAAAACAGGGTTACTATGGTTGGGGGAGAAATGAGCTCTATCGGAAACCGTATTCCCTCCCAGAAAAAGCTTCACATAGCAATCGGATTCACCCTTAAGATCTCTAGGACGCATCTGAATACCCTGCACCACATAGACACGCACTATCAGCTTAATGGTCTCACCCAGTGACTGAAGGGTGGACTGATGTCTCGGATGTATAGCGTTTGCCGTGGGACGAACCATGTCCCCACCTCCTTGGGGATCCTCGAGGACGGGGCAATGGCAGGGGGTCAGCTTGAGTTGCAGCTTGAGGGTGGCATAGACATCCTCTTTGGGCGGTCCATGCTTCTTGAACTTGACGCCATGAACCAATTGAACGGGCACTGCCCAATCCTGGAGGTAGCCAAACTGAGGCTGCTTCTCCAGTTCCTCGTGGTAGATGACCAGGCGGTGCTTGTGCTCGTGGCTCATCTCCGCCGCACTCCAGTACATAGAGTTGTAGAACTTGGTCCACCAGGTGAACTCCCGCTCCTCATACACTTCGCTATCATCCAGGTTGCAATCGATGCTCAGAGTCCGACGATTGGCATAGGCAGCGGGTCGCAGGCCCAAGGCGAACATCAATCGCATCCACCAGCTGCTGATCCTCGAGGGTTTGACCTCCTCCTCGGCCCATTCCAGTTCGCCCTCCtcctcatcatcatcctcTACGCTGACCGTAGTGGAAGCCTCACCAGTGGCCTGCTCCTTTTTGGACACACACTTGAGGGTCCTGTCGCGTTGCAGGAAACTCGAGGAGTTGGGGATCAGAGCAGCTCCCAAGGTGGACTCGCTACTGTAACCAGAGAGCAGGACATCCGTGGCTATGATAGCTGGCCAATAATCCTGCTGATCGGGTAGACTCTGGTGGGGTGAGGTATAttactgaaatatatttaaggttGCAAAAGCAGGGAGTGTTATTTTACCACCACTCCCGAAGCATAGGCCACCAAGAAGTTTATGCTATTTCGAATGCGTGCCGTGGAGGGTCCACTGGCCAAAACCAGGTCACCCATCATAACCTTGATCTTTCTTTTCCCAGCCGAACTCATGCTGCTTTTGGAGTAGTTCCGCAGGCCCACAAAGAACACCTCCAGGCTGTAATAGGCAACTCCTGGTAATTCCAGGTATCTCTAAAAAAAAAGCTATTCCTAACTCACA
This window of the Drosophila biarmipes strain raj3 chromosome 3L, RU_DBia_V1.1, whole genome shotgun sequence genome carries:
- the LOC108028159 gene encoding myoferlin isoform X2, translating into MSLCNGNVWLNLSCPWRRLPSRPSHTLSSKTVPGLDETRFWHDDVYLVEFLPLLGHHIQTSATTYKISARLAEHSSNVLEGGLRTPLDRFRSAMNSKSFRREAPFRSCMFRVRLPDNRAKYESDFFMLDIVSYMRSELDTFKVFQLKHPLQDDEQAKCLKAIVGNILTRIKEGLEAHRFDHDVEPQRTIWDINRQLYLLDYFAKLPQELHQMKQRLRSCFIEHLDATVREVVSELQRLVADIGALSSMARTQDEWPEMVLSLSAGGKDLGVCRLNAKLFLHLQNGNTDVQQETLCWRLRSFSFKASGCTHTCPNCGCTTAIVSGCLSIVVERERKAFLSSISEDWTSIEAMLWQANPGQTHFLCHVYVHQAKVRPGGEKKSICDSHLRILFAEQACETYTSPGTLSPIWNAVITFNSVSLPGGVNLYLKNPPLLSLELYNSERSLPDDLVGMGSVAISVISEERATDSSWEEPGGFGWPKNPMQKLQRLKHMTPPPLKWVPVAKKGSVQAEVLMSAELIELSMEPTGQDINKEPHLATGIPVAIRPNMQNFVLEVFFVGLRNYSKSSMSSAGKRKIKVMMGDLVLASGPSTARIRNSINFLVAYASGVVSLPDQQDYWPAIIATDVLLSGYSSESTLGAALIPNSSSFLQRDRTLKCVSKKEQATGEASTTVSVEDDDEEEGELEWAEEEVKPSRISSWWMRLMFALGLRPAAYANRRTLSIDCNLDDSEVYEEREFTWWTKFYNSMYWSAAEMSHEHKHRLVIYHEELEKQPQFGYLQDWAVPVQLVHGVKFKKHGPPKEDVYATLKLQLKLTPCHCPVLEDPQGGGDMVRPTANAIHPRHQSTLQSLGETIKLIVRVYVVQGIQMRPRDLKGESDCYVKLFLGGNTVSDRAHFSPNHSNPVFGRLFELEATLPGDHMLQIVVYDHDKIRDQVIGQTNIDLEDRWRSRHRASVGLANEYTRSGYNHWHDLKLPSEILIDLCQRRGIQAPYYYGNVIEVDGMLFGDETVISKDEELQERLSLAVLKNLDKLPSFGYKLVPEHVETRSLCREDFPNVEQGKLQLWIELFEANIYVPNPIDITPVPSADYEVRVVVKNLAGIQAGDKNIFGKLMSDIYVIGWCEDEDKRQSTDIHYRSFAGDAAFNWRMVFGMKYSPNEDLMVIRRKAGLLEEMEFKKPPIIYLQVWDKDVLSKDEYLAALELNLSNMHAPYPYAQMCKPYPKQRKRINLFKRKVISGWFPLQCNANPSQRSQAKVQSGKMQLNIEICTDVEAANRPAGRGQDPPMALEPPYRPDTSFNPLTHPCKSLRLILWPAIRKYVLWGLLILIVILGLVLFFSNLPGKLMAIPLQ